A genome region from Pseudorca crassidens isolate mPseCra1 chromosome 20, mPseCra1.hap1, whole genome shotgun sequence includes the following:
- the ZNF628 gene encoding LOW QUALITY PROTEIN: zinc finger protein 628 (The sequence of the model RefSeq protein was modified relative to this genomic sequence to represent the inferred CDS: inserted 1 base in 1 codon) produces MRSETETLRTQRTQWRASRLXTRGKFQLLAGVMVGSHADMAPASTAEGAGEKPGPAAPAPTAQYECGECGKSFRWSSRLLHHQRTHTGERPYKCPDCPKAFKGSSALLYHQRGHTGERPYQCPDCPKAFKRSSLLQIHRSVHTGLRAFTCGQCGLAFKWSSHYQYHLRQHTGERPYPCPDCPKAFKNSSSLRRHRHVHTGERPYTCGVCGKSFTQSTNLRQHQRVHTGERPFRCPLCPKTFTHSSNLLLHQRTHGSAAAPAAGAAPAPPPREPGGKVLVSEAYLQRPLQPPSPPAPPPPAPPPVVPELFLAAAETTVELVYRCDGCELGFGSEELLLEHQPCPGPEAPPPPADAPSEPRKADPPPPPSLSPPSPLPQPPPAASAPGFACLPCGKSFRTVAGLSRHQHSHGAAGGQAFRCGSCDGAFPQLASLLAHQQCHVEEAAAGRPPPQAEAAEVTCPQEPLAPVPAPPAPAPAPASAERPYKCGECGKAFKGSSGLRYHLRDHTGERPYQCGECGKAFKRSSLLAIHQRVHTGLRAFTCGQCGLTFKWSSHYQYHLRLHSGERPYACGECGKAFRNTSCLRRHRHVHTGERPHSCGVCGKSFAQTSNLRQHQRVHTGERPFRCPLCPKTFTHSSNLLLHQRTHSAERPFACPICGRSFVMAAYLQRHLRTHAPANAASGPAAPGAGPQPPAPLAAAPAPSATQDVHVLPHLQATLSLEVAGVTAQAPPPGPAAPNSQTFLLVQTAQGLQLIPSSVQPPTPPPPPAPPKLILLPSSSTGGGGSGARQGPRAVGKAGQGAGVVWLPGPGGLGVQGGSNTGASAGAQSLIVLQNVGAGEAGPQEVSGVQLQPLRPAPELTTVQLQPAPEVTTVQLQPAPEVTTVQLQPAQEVTTVQLQPVTGQLSNSSGGAVTTEAPNLLVVQSGAAEELLADPGPGEPGDGEASTGVVQDVLFETLQTEEGLQSVLVLSGADGEQTQLCVQEVETLPSGLAEPPTPGPTGQKLLIIRSAPATELLENGSVGGGAAALQLLAPPPPGPGSAPAGVPAAPASQMVQVVPAGAAPGGMTPQGLPSIQFVQTLPAVQLVHTF; encoded by the coding sequence GTGTGATGGTCGGCTCCCACGCGGACATGGCGCCGGCCTCTACCGCAGAGGGGGCCGGGGAAAAGCCGGGCCCCGCAGCTCCTGCCCCCACGGCGCAGTATGAGTGTGGGGAGTGCGGCAAGTCCTTCCGCTGGTCGTCCCGGCTCCTGCACCACCAGCGCACGCACACGGGCGAGCGTCCCTACAAGTGCCCCGACTGCCCCAAGGCCTTCAAGGGCTCCTCGGCCCTGCTTTACCACCAGCGGGGCCACACGGGCGAGCGGCCCTACCAGTGCCCCGACTGCCCCAAGGCCTTCAAGCGCTCGTCGCTGTTGCAGATCCACCGCAGCGTGCACACTGGCCTGCGGGCCTTCACCTGCGGCCAGTGCGGCCTGGCCTTCAAGTGGTCGTCCCACTACCAGTACCACCTGCGCCAGCACACGGGCGAGCGGCCCTACCCCTGCCCAGACTGCCCCAAGGCCTTCAAGAACTCGTCCAGCCTGCGGCGCCACCGGCATGTGCACACGGGTGAGCGGCCCTACACCTGCGGCGTGTGCGGCAAGAGCTTCACGCAGAGCACCAACCTGCGGCAGCACCAGCGCGTGCACACGGGCGAGCGGCCCTTCCGCTGCCCGCTCTGCCCCAAGACCTTCACACACTCGTCCAACCTGCTGCTGCACCAGCGCACCCACGGCagcgccgccgcccccgccgcgggcgccgcccccgcccctccgCCGCGGGAGCCCGGCGGCAAGGTCTTGGTCTCAGAGGCCTACCTACAGCGGCCCCTCCAACCCCCCAGCCCGCCGGCGCccccgccgcccgcgcccccgcccGTGGTGCCCGAGCTCTTTCTGGCCGCGGCCGAGACCACGGTGGAGCTGGTGTACCGCTGCGACGGCTGCGAGCTAGGCTTCGGTAGCGAGGAGTTGCTCTTGGAGCATCAGCCCTGTCCCGGGCCGGAGGCGCCGCCCCCGCCCGCGGACGCGCCCTCGGAGCCGCGGAAGGCCGACCCTCCCCCGCCGCCCTCACTGTCCCCGCCGTCCCCCCTGCCGCAGCCCCCTCCCGCCGCCTCTGCCCCTGGCTTCGCCTGCCTCCCCTGCGGGAAGTCCTTCCGGACGGTGGCCGGCCTCTCCCGCCACCAGCACAGCCACGGGGCGGCCGGCGGGCAGGCGTTCCGCTGCGGCAGCTGTGACGGCGCCTTCCCGCAGCTGGCCAGCCTCCTGGCGCACCAGCAGTGCCACGTGGAGGAGGCAGCGGCCGGGCGCCCGCCCCCCCAGGCCGAGGCTGCCGAAGTCACCTGTCCCCAGGAGCCGCTCGCCCCCGTCCCCGCCCCGCCCGCTCCCGCGCCCGCCCCGGCTTCCGCGGAGCGACCCTACAAATGCGGCGAGTGCGGCAAGGCCTTCAAGGGCTCATCGGGGCTGCGCTACCACCTGCGGGACCACACGGGCGAACGGCCCTACCAGTGCGGCGAGTGTGGCAAGGCCTTCAAGCGCTCGTCGCTGCTGGCCATCCACCAGCGCGTGCACACCGGCCTACGGGCCTTCACCTGCGGCCAGTGCGGCCTTACCTTCAAGTGGTCGTCGCACTACCAGTACCACCTGCGGCTGCACTCGGGCGAGCGGCCCTACGCTTGCGGGGAGTGCGGCAAAGCCTTCCGCAACACGTCGTGCTTGCGGCGCCACCGGCACGTGCACACGGGCGAGCGGCCCCACTCCTGCGGCGTGTGCGGCAAGAGTTTCGCCCAGACCTCCAACCTGCGGCAGCACCAGCGCGTGCACACGGGCGAACGGCCCTTCCGCTGCCCGCTCTGCCCCAAGACCTTCACACACTCGTCCAACCTGCTGCTGCACCAGCGCACGCACTCGGCCGAGCGCCCCTTTGCCTGCCCCATCTGCGGCCGCAGCTTTGTCATGGCCGCCTACCTGCAGCGGCACCTGAGGACGCATGCCCCGGCCAATGCCGCTTCTGGCCCCGCAGCCCCCGGCGccggcccccagccccctgccccactgGCTGCCGCCCCAGCCCCGTCCGCCACCCAAGATGTCCACGTTCTACCCCACCTCCAGGCCACGCTCTCCCTAGAGGTGGCAGGAGTCAcggcccaggccccgccccctggcCCAGCAGCCCCCAACTCCCAGACGTTTCTCCTGGTGCAGACTGCTCAGGGCCTCCAGCTGATCCCCAGCAGCGTCCagccccccacacccccgcctccccccgccccccccaagcTCATCTTGCTGCCCTCCTCCAGTACTGGTGGTGGGGGCAGCGGTGCAAGGCAGGGCCCACGGGCAGTGGGGAAAGCTGGGCAGGGGGCTGGAGTAGTctggctgccaggccctggggggcTAGGGGTGCAGGGAGGGAGCAACACCGGGGCCAGCGCGGGAGCGCAGAGCCTCATAGTTCTGCAGAAtgtgggggctggggaggcagggccacaggaagtGAGCGGGGTCCAGCTCCAACCCCTTCGGCCAGCCCCGGAACTGACCACGGTCCAGCTCCAGCCGGCCCCGGAGGTGACCACGGTCCAGCTCCAGCCGGCCCCAGAGGTGACCACGGTACAGCTCCAGCCGGCCCAGGAGGTGACCACGGTACAGCTCCAGCCTGTAACGGGTCAGCTGTCCAATTCCAGTGGGGGAGCCGTCACCACTGAGGCGCCTAATCTGCTGGTGGTTCAGAGTGGGGCAGCGGAGGAATTGCTGGCGGACCCCGGCCCGGGGGAGCCCGGTGACGGTGAGGCCAGCACTGGTGTGGTCCAGGATGTGCTCTTTGAGACGCTGCAGACGGAGGAGGGGCTGCAGAGTGTCCTGGTGCTGAGCGGGGCTGATGGGGAGCAGACCCAGCTGTGTGTGCAGGAGGTAGAGACCTTACCCTCGGGGCTGGCTGAGCCGCCAACCCCTGGCCCAACGGGACAGAAACTGCTCATTATCCGCAGTGCCCCGGCCACCGAGCTGCTGGAGAATGGCAGCGTTGGGGGAGGCGCCGCTGCGCTGCAGCTGCTGGCCCCACCACCACCTGGCCCAGGCTCTGCTCCCGCGGGCGTCCCTGCGGCTCCTGCCTCCCAGATGGTACAAGTGGTCCCTGCAGGAGCTGCACCTGGGGGCATGACCCCACAGGGCCTACCCTCCATCCAGTTTGTCCAGACTCTGCCCGCAGTCCAGCTGGTGCACACGTTTTGA